In the genome of Puntigrus tetrazona isolate hp1 chromosome 8, ASM1883169v1, whole genome shotgun sequence, the window tggattgaatTATTGATTCTGAAATATTGTCTGCTCAACATCTCACCACAGGAACAGAACGGCATCATCTACACTATGGTGGAGTTCAAGCCTTTTCAGGATCCATCTGAACTTTATGCCAATTTGCAGATCCACAACCCAAAAGACACTGATGCCGAGTCAAACTCTACAGTCACAGTAGAGGAAAGTGTATTATACTCCACTATTATGAGAGCACCAAGATAAATATTCACAATGATTATGTTCTGTGTTTTGCTGtggttgcttttgttttcttgatgAATTTGTTTTGTGAGATTTAGCAATATTACTAATTTAACACTGATACTgcagaagtatttttttttattcattatgatGATAAACGCTTCAAAATGTCTATAGAAGTAAAACAGTACCGTCTAAAAATGTGTAACTCTTTACTGTGAAACCATTTTGGTATTTGACTCATGTTGATGATTACTTAACTACTAATTTTATTGTGGATGAACAGAGAAAGTTTTAGTTATGAAACTATTGCTGGATGTTGGAAATCAGTGAAAACCAGATTTTGCAATCCTGTACTTCTTTAGGTAAAAACAGTTAGATCCAGTTAGTCTTTGAGCGAGCGAAGCGTTGTTTGTAATGAATTATTTCGGTGTTGTATAGGATTTAAAGGACACTGAGTTAACCAAGGCCACTCAAATGAATCACAACTAGGTCTACCACCTTCCCAACCATACAAATAAATTCATCAATGACATTTCATGGCTCCCTTGTTTAAACTCAGATTGAACCAGTCATGCAGAACTATTATCGACTGTTAAACAGAAGTGAAGCTTCGAAAAGGGGAGTCATATAATCATCTTTTCTTCATGCATctataaacagaaaatgaattTGACCGTTGTGTGCACCAATATTTTTAGATAGCCTTCTACCATCTAAAATACTGACCACCATTCTCAAAATCAAAGTTGTGTTGACAGCCCAGTGCATGGAAAACAATaatcttttgatttattttcagtattttattattgtattttaatattttgtattgaaATGTTCAAAGTTATTTTGGAACGTTAAAATGTTACGGCATTATCCTGCTGTCTTTACTAGACAAACATAATATTCACTTTTAATTAAGCGCGTGTTTGTTTCGCACACCCAGCACCTACTCACGCAGTGAGAAAAGCACGAAGACCATTCAGACggataataatttaataacaataattaagcCTTCGACAAATTCACAGCATATTGAAGAAAATACGATTTCCTCCTAAGCACATTCCTTACGAAATGCCTGTTTGCATGTGTGCTCACGTACAGGTGATGAAACTAgcgttgtttttttacaatgccAAGGTAAACCAGCGATTCTGAGGTAGACCTCGTGCCGTGGTGCCGTGATAATTTTTGTAGTGCAAAGTGCAGTGAAAAATGAACGTGACCAGAAAGGTGCTATGGCACTTGTCATTAATCTTCTTGTGCTGTTCCTTTTCAAGTATTCCCCACCTTCACTTGTCTCTTTCTCACATTTCCAATGTTAAAAGTCTATGTTTTTGAAGTCACTGGTACAGCGGTATCTGTTGTCGTTGTACCTGGTGCACACCAGATGTGGCAGGCAGGGGCAGGTGTGATGTTGTCTCTTGCCGGGGAAAGGAACCTGCGGTCAAAACACGCAGATAACTTCATTAGTCGATAGATaagattattatttcatatagttGATTAACTCTTAGATcagcacataaaaacacaaactgtgaattatttacattttatctttttaattcaGTCTTTCAGCCGTTGGGTTAGCTAATCAAGATCCATTACAAAACTCTATAGGCTTAGGTTTCCGTTTAAGGATCTTGTCAGTTTTACTAGTCATCAGTGAGTCACAAACACCCTCCGAATCTGTTCCTCTTCGCCTCGTAACCTCAGCTGAATGGCAAAGCTTCTGTATCTCCATATCAGTCTGAGACTGTCCGACAGAGTGATAAACAGCCCTGATCTGTGAGACATTCGATCGATACCGGTTACTCTTATCAGCAGATTCTTTTAAAACCTTTCTCAGCCATCTCCGGCAGTCACCCATGTTTACTCTACAATCCGATCAGCTGTCTTGAATCCAACGTGCTTCTTTTTACTTAAACGCAAACACCCTTAATGACTAtttctatggaagtcaatgggtttTCATTTGAGTTCGTCACAAGAACGAAACTCGTACAGGTTGGGAACAACTCGAGGGTGaggaaatgattttaatttctgtCTGAGGCCGACTGTATAAGCTGTATGTCCGATCTGATTagtctaaaataaaattgtctttCTCTTTGATCTTTCCTCTGTTTATCTCCTTCTCTTTCAGTTGCCTCAGGTCAGCCAGTCAAATCAGAGCTCATGTTCTGGAGGGGTTTCTCCCGGCTGTGTGAATCTGTATACCTTGTGGCTGTACGGGTGGCATTCGTCTCCTTCCAGCCCCTGTGGTGTGCACATACGCAGGCCtctgagccacagactcacaGCACAGCACAGCCCCACTCCGCACTGCACATCCCTGTCACATGcctgacacacaaacacgacGCAACATCAGTCACATATTCATTCCCAGCGCATAGATCTAGCCCTACATGGCTTTGTTAAAGCCTTTGTTAACGTGTAAAATGAGAGTGATAATGCGTACGGATGATAAagtatttgcttttttattttgatctaTGTTACagtgatttatttgatttataagtaaatttatattatgcttctctctgttttttgtttttttttacgagGGAACTATCAAAACCTGTGACAGTCCAAAAGCTCAGGTGTCTCATTAAAGAGAGGGGAAACTACGTTCATGGTAAGACACCTCTGTAAAAgattatatgtaatgtaatatttaatattttacgtGAAATgacaatgcaatacaatatggAGGATGTTAATTGGGgcaaaaaaatattgagcaaGAAaagtttgggggaaaaaaatgataaaatacagaaaaatatcaGTTAGGCATTATAtagaaaaatgtggaaaaacgttcaaaaaatgtttgcaatttgATTGTAAaagatttattatattattaatttaattaattaacaaatttgtatttatttttttaaatgtaatacaatttACACATAGCAAACAcgctttttaaacaattaatccCAACAAGCAAAATTAAGGcaaatcacaaattaaataaatacattttgggaCATAAGCACACCTACAATTAACTTTTTTCACCATTAATTATTGAAATTTCAAGCCAACCGAGCCAGCTTAtgtataattgcataaataaatgatcgATTCAATTAAAGCGTGattaaataatagaattacGTTGAATAAAAGCAGATGATTTGTCGGACTTACCCCTGTGATGACGGCACATCTGCACCAGCTCAGGGACAGCAGGAGCACGGACAGAATCAACACCCTGCTCATAGCAGCAGCGGGGCACAGACACTAAGAGCTTAAGCGgtcttttatgtgttttttttattctccctTTTATCTCTCTTCTGTGCCGTGGAGCTCCTGGAGGATTTAGTATGACCCTGAGATGACTTCACTTTCTCGGCTGTCCCTTTCCTCCTGTCTCAGAGTGTGGAGTCTTTGGTAACTTC includes:
- the prok1 gene encoding prokineticin-1, whose product is MSRVLILSVLLLSLSWCRCAVITGACDRDVQCGVGLCCAVSLWLRGLRMCTPQGLEGDECHPYSHKVPFPGKRQHHTCPCLPHLVCTRYNDNRYRCTSDFKNIDF